One segment of Nocardioides sp. QY071 DNA contains the following:
- the argC gene encoding N-acetyl-gamma-glutamyl-phosphate reductase — MHMSKVRAAVAGASGYAGGEVLRLLLGHPGVEIGAVTAASNAGERLGALQPHLVPLAERVLEPTTVEVLAGHDVVFLGLPHGQSGALADELTAHNPDVVVIDCGADFRLEDAAAWEQFYGSAHAGTWPYGLPELPGNREALQGARRIAVPGCYPTISSLTLAPAVAAGLVVPDVVVVAASGTSGAGKAAKTHLLGSEVMGNTSAYGVGGVHRHTPEITQNLGRLAPEGTEVKVSFTPLLVPMSRGILATCSAPLAGPVTPEEAHAAYVKAYADEPFVHVLPGGQWPQTQAVLGSNAVHLQVTVDEAAGRLVAVGAIDNLAKGTAGAAVQCMNLALGLDETTGLTTVGLAP; from the coding sequence ATGCACATGAGCAAGGTGAGGGCCGCCGTCGCGGGCGCCAGTGGGTACGCCGGGGGCGAGGTGCTGCGGCTGCTGCTCGGCCACCCCGGGGTCGAGATCGGCGCGGTCACCGCGGCCAGCAACGCGGGGGAGCGCCTCGGCGCACTGCAGCCCCACCTGGTCCCGCTCGCCGAGCGGGTGCTCGAGCCGACCACGGTCGAGGTGCTCGCGGGTCACGACGTCGTCTTCCTCGGCCTGCCCCACGGCCAGTCCGGCGCACTCGCCGATGAACTCACCGCGCACAACCCGGACGTCGTCGTCATCGACTGCGGCGCCGACTTCCGCCTCGAGGACGCCGCTGCCTGGGAGCAGTTCTACGGCAGCGCCCACGCCGGCACCTGGCCCTACGGCCTGCCCGAGCTCCCCGGCAACCGGGAGGCGCTCCAGGGAGCCCGGCGGATCGCCGTACCCGGCTGCTATCCGACGATCTCCTCACTGACCCTGGCTCCGGCCGTCGCCGCCGGACTCGTGGTACCGGATGTCGTCGTCGTCGCCGCCTCCGGCACCAGCGGCGCCGGCAAGGCCGCCAAGACGCACCTGCTCGGCAGCGAGGTCATGGGCAACACCAGTGCGTACGGCGTCGGCGGAGTGCACCGCCACACGCCCGAGATCACCCAGAACCTCGGCCGGCTCGCCCCGGAGGGCACCGAGGTCAAGGTCAGCTTCACCCCGCTGCTCGTGCCCATGTCGCGCGGCATCCTCGCCACCTGCTCGGCCCCGCTGGCCGGCCCGGTCACCCCCGAGGAGGCGCACGCCGCGTACGTCAAGGCGTACGCCGACGAGCCGTTCGTCCACGTCCTGCCCGGCGGCCAGTGGCCGCAGACCCAGGCGGTGCTCGGCTCCAACGCCGTGCACCTGCAGGTCACCGTCGACGAGGCGGCCGGGAGGCTGGTCGCCGTCGGCGCCATCGACAACCTCGCCAAGGGCACCGCCGGCGCCGCCGTGCAGTGCATGAACCTCGCCCTGGGTCTCGACGAGACCACGGGCCTGACCACCGTAGGACTGGCCCCGTGA
- a CDS encoding NB-ARC domain-containing protein: MSRARAATAPGVVERAGHGYRLALDTGDVDVWASDQAVDAARRAVAAGAWSEAAPYLPQLDAHPALAGRILAALGRHDEALPLLEENGTDGDDLALAALLRSEAAVRGVPAALTRYEDHRARLADRLGVDPAPELQALHHELMLLDRPVRSGLAHYASSLVGRTGDLARLRALVGSHRVVSILGPGGLGKTRLAQLVAAEADQPAVHVVELVGVVDPADVVAEVGSALGVRDSVTGRKRLTPEQVRDIRSRIAQQLDQAPSLLVLDNCEHLVEAVADLVAFLVALTPGLRVLTTTRAPLAIAAEHVFELSRLGPADAADLFRQRALAARPRVALPDAAVAEIVERLDGLPLAIELAAVKVRAMSVDDIATRLENRFALLRGGDRSAPDRHQTLLAVIDWSWNLLSERDRRGLRRLSVFQDGFTLEAAERMLGDDALTSVEELVAQSLLTVLDSGDAAPARYRMLETVREFGRMQLVDAGEEADAQAAHQGWAVAIADRLGPRLFSREQVETIDKIAAEENNLADALRKALAAADPDAVVALMALLGGFWSIRGEHARVVMLVEPVAEVLAGARAAHARADQARAALCLSLVNSWIAQLDVSALVRELTALGPGTTSPRIAAMTTVVLGVDAPGSTHLISPTDELVGSADPRVRGVALQWRSHERENIGDAAGAIAAAEEALTVATDDDGPWTRAVLHSQLAGLYSQVGRPELAEPYARAAVPVLVRLGAHEDALQAMAVSAVAAIERGDPDEAERILDDVLARTDIPAGGAFSARGSVLVTRAEIAFARGEVDEGCRIVEQAAAAMAAVRFPGMGDDADIAPWTIYGNTVALLAFALHGREERGRELHPWLVDALRRVIERDRRFVDVPVVGLMLFALGTWALRDGTSSTAEAVRLLVLAERLAYPRFVPSLSWERAAARCEDVLPGELALLDAEYAERRGLDLLDETRDVVARLFGDEPRPQNFRE, from the coding sequence GTGTCCCGGGCGCGGGCCGCGACCGCGCCCGGCGTCGTCGAGCGGGCGGGGCACGGCTACCGGCTGGCGCTCGACACCGGTGACGTCGACGTCTGGGCGAGCGACCAGGCGGTCGATGCTGCCCGCCGGGCCGTCGCGGCCGGGGCCTGGAGCGAGGCGGCGCCGTACCTCCCGCAGCTCGACGCGCACCCCGCCCTCGCCGGCCGGATCCTGGCCGCCCTCGGCCGCCACGACGAGGCTCTGCCGCTGCTGGAGGAGAACGGCACCGACGGCGACGACCTCGCCCTCGCGGCCCTGCTGCGCAGCGAGGCCGCCGTCCGCGGCGTGCCTGCGGCACTCACCCGCTACGAGGACCACCGGGCCCGTCTGGCCGACCGCCTCGGCGTCGACCCCGCCCCCGAGCTGCAGGCCCTCCACCACGAGCTGATGCTGCTCGACCGGCCGGTCCGCTCGGGACTGGCCCACTACGCCAGCAGCCTGGTCGGACGCACCGGCGACCTCGCCCGGCTGCGCGCGCTGGTCGGCTCCCACCGCGTCGTGTCGATCCTCGGCCCGGGCGGGCTCGGCAAGACCCGCCTCGCCCAGCTGGTGGCCGCCGAGGCCGACCAGCCGGCGGTCCACGTGGTGGAGCTGGTCGGCGTCGTCGACCCTGCCGACGTCGTCGCCGAGGTCGGCTCGGCACTCGGCGTACGGGACTCGGTGACGGGGCGCAAGAGACTCACCCCCGAGCAGGTGCGCGACATCCGCTCCCGGATCGCCCAGCAGCTCGACCAGGCGCCGAGCCTCCTGGTGCTCGACAACTGCGAGCACCTGGTCGAGGCCGTCGCGGACCTGGTCGCCTTCCTCGTCGCCCTCACACCCGGACTCCGGGTGCTCACCACGACCCGGGCCCCGCTCGCGATCGCCGCCGAGCACGTCTTCGAGCTGAGCCGGCTCGGACCCGCGGACGCAGCCGACCTGTTCCGCCAGCGTGCGCTCGCCGCCCGGCCCCGGGTCGCACTCCCGGACGCCGCCGTCGCCGAGATCGTGGAGCGCCTCGACGGGCTGCCGCTCGCGATCGAGCTGGCCGCGGTCAAGGTGCGCGCGATGTCGGTCGACGACATCGCGACCCGGCTGGAGAACCGGTTCGCCCTCCTGCGCGGCGGCGACCGCAGCGCCCCGGATCGCCACCAGACGCTCCTCGCGGTCATCGACTGGTCCTGGAACCTGCTCTCCGAGCGCGACCGACGCGGGCTGCGCCGGCTGTCGGTCTTCCAGGACGGCTTCACGCTCGAGGCGGCGGAGCGGATGCTCGGCGACGACGCGCTCACGTCCGTCGAGGAGCTGGTCGCCCAGTCCCTGCTGACCGTCCTCGACAGCGGTGACGCAGCCCCGGCCCGCTATCGCATGCTCGAGACCGTCCGTGAGTTCGGCCGGATGCAGCTGGTCGACGCCGGTGAGGAAGCCGACGCGCAGGCGGCCCACCAGGGCTGGGCGGTCGCGATCGCGGACCGACTGGGACCGCGGCTGTTCTCCCGGGAGCAGGTGGAGACGATCGACAAGATCGCGGCCGAGGAGAACAACCTCGCCGACGCGCTGCGCAAGGCACTCGCCGCCGCGGATCCCGACGCCGTGGTCGCGTTGATGGCGCTCCTCGGCGGCTTCTGGAGCATCCGCGGCGAGCACGCCCGCGTCGTGATGCTGGTCGAGCCGGTCGCCGAGGTCCTGGCCGGCGCCCGCGCCGCTCACGCCCGCGCCGACCAGGCGCGAGCGGCCCTGTGCCTGTCCCTGGTCAACTCCTGGATCGCCCAGCTCGACGTCAGCGCCCTCGTCCGCGAGCTCACCGCGCTCGGCCCCGGCACGACGAGCCCGCGGATCGCAGCGATGACCACCGTCGTGCTCGGCGTGGACGCGCCCGGCTCCACCCACCTCATCTCGCCCACCGACGAGCTCGTCGGATCCGCCGATCCGCGGGTGCGCGGCGTGGCCCTGCAGTGGCGCAGCCACGAGCGCGAGAACATCGGTGACGCCGCCGGAGCGATCGCGGCGGCCGAGGAGGCCCTGACGGTCGCCACCGACGACGACGGTCCCTGGACCAGGGCGGTGCTGCACTCCCAGCTCGCCGGCCTCTACAGCCAGGTCGGCCGGCCCGAGCTCGCGGAGCCGTACGCGCGGGCCGCCGTACCCGTGCTGGTCCGGCTCGGCGCGCACGAGGACGCACTGCAGGCCATGGCCGTCTCGGCGGTCGCCGCGATCGAGCGCGGCGACCCGGACGAGGCCGAGCGGATCCTCGACGACGTGCTGGCGCGCACCGACATCCCCGCCGGCGGTGCGTTCAGCGCCCGGGGCTCCGTGCTGGTCACCAGGGCCGAGATCGCCTTCGCTCGGGGCGAGGTGGACGAGGGCTGCCGCATCGTCGAGCAGGCCGCCGCGGCGATGGCCGCCGTCCGCTTCCCCGGCATGGGGGACGACGCCGACATCGCTCCGTGGACGATCTACGGCAACACCGTGGCCCTGCTCGCGTTCGCCCTCCACGGACGCGAGGAGCGGGGGAGGGAGCTCCATCCTTGGCTGGTGGACGCGCTGCGGCGGGTGATCGAGCGCGACCGCAGGTTCGTCGACGTCCCGGTGGTGGGCCTGATGCTCTTCGCCCTCGGCACCTGGGCCCTGCGCGACGGCACCTCCTCCACGGCCGAGGCCGTCCGACTGCTCGTGCTTGCCGAGCGCCTCGCCTACCCGCGCTTCGTGCCGTCTCTGTCGTGGGAGCGCGCGGCCGCCCGTTGCGAGGACGTCCTTCCGGGCGAGCTCGCCCTGCTCGACGCGGAGTACGCCGAACGCCGCGGGCTCGACCTGTTGGACGAGACCCGCGACGTCGTCGCGCGGCTGTTCGGCGATGAGCCGAGGCCTCAGAACTTCCGCGAGTAG
- the argJ gene encoding bifunctional glutamate N-acetyltransferase/amino-acid acetyltransferase ArgJ, with translation MSVTHPAGFVAAGAAIGLKSTGNKDFALVVNQGPTFDSASVFTSNRCKANPVLWSEQVAKDGVVRAVVLNSGGANCYTGPEGFQTTHQVAEKVGELVGIAAGDVVVCSTGLIGLVNDRQTLLDGVGTLHAQLSADGGNEAAEAIMTTDTVSKQVVVQGDGWSIGGMAKGAGMLAPALATMLVVITTDAVVPAADLDAALRAATRVSFDRLDSDGCQSTNDTVTLMASGASGVAPALSDFTAALTEVCRSLALQLLADAEGADHEIAITTRGAVSEDDAVEVGRSVARSNLFKAAVFGKDPNWGRVLASVGTTSAAFDPADLDVAMNGVWVCRNSTPAENPSLVDLSDRKVTVTIDLKAGAAEATVWTNDLTHAYVHENSAYSS, from the coding sequence ATGAGCGTCACCCACCCCGCCGGCTTCGTCGCCGCCGGAGCCGCGATCGGCCTGAAGTCGACCGGCAACAAGGACTTCGCCCTCGTCGTCAACCAGGGCCCCACGTTCGACTCCGCCTCGGTCTTCACCAGCAACCGCTGCAAGGCCAACCCCGTGCTGTGGAGCGAGCAGGTCGCCAAGGACGGCGTCGTACGCGCCGTCGTCCTCAACTCCGGCGGTGCCAACTGCTACACCGGCCCCGAAGGCTTCCAGACCACCCACCAGGTCGCCGAGAAGGTCGGCGAGCTGGTCGGCATCGCCGCCGGCGACGTGGTCGTGTGCTCCACCGGCCTGATCGGCCTGGTCAACGACCGGCAGACGCTGCTCGACGGCGTCGGCACCCTCCACGCACAGCTCTCCGCCGACGGCGGCAACGAGGCGGCCGAGGCGATCATGACCACCGACACGGTGTCCAAGCAGGTCGTCGTGCAGGGAGACGGCTGGTCGATCGGTGGCATGGCCAAGGGCGCCGGCATGCTCGCGCCGGCCCTCGCCACCATGCTCGTCGTCATCACGACCGACGCCGTCGTCCCCGCCGCCGACCTCGACGCCGCCCTGCGCGCCGCCACCCGGGTCAGCTTCGACCGGCTCGACTCCGACGGCTGCCAGTCCACCAACGACACCGTCACCCTGATGGCCAGCGGCGCGTCCGGCGTCGCGCCCGCCCTGTCCGACTTCACCGCCGCGCTCACCGAGGTCTGCCGCTCGCTGGCGCTCCAGCTGCTCGCCGACGCCGAAGGCGCCGACCACGAGATCGCGATCACCACGCGGGGCGCCGTCTCCGAGGACGACGCGGTCGAGGTCGGCCGCAGCGTCGCCCGCAGCAACCTCTTCAAGGCGGCCGTCTTCGGCAAGGACCCCAACTGGGGCCGGGTCCTCGCCTCCGTCGGTACGACGAGCGCCGCCTTCGACCCCGCCGACCTCGACGTCGCGATGAACGGCGTGTGGGTGTGCCGCAACAGCACGCCCGCCGAGAACCCGTCGCTCGTCGACCTGTCCGACCGGAAGGTCACCGTCACCATCGACCTCAAGGCCGGCGCCGCCGAGGCGACGGTCTGGACCAACGACCTGACCCACGCCTACGTCCACGAGAACAGCGCCTACTCCTCATGA
- a CDS encoding ABC transporter permease, with the protein MTMLVDTHPAAAVPLSPADLPARPTLRDTIDQTLAMAWRSTKKMRRNPEQFFDVTIQPLLFTAMFAYIFGGAISGSVSAYLPLIIPGILAQTALTTCMAMGTQLREDMDKGTFDRFRSLPIARIAPLAGPALADVIRYTIASTLTILVGLAMGYRPGGGVLGTLGGWLLTIVAAWSLAWIFTWLGTVARSAQAVQGISMLIMFPLTFLSNAFVPADSLPGWLEAFVKVNPVSHVVTACRDLINEGQVTAEVGWAVLGCAAVVAIFAPLAVRSYSRKF; encoded by the coding sequence ATGACCATGCTCGTCGACACGCACCCGGCGGCCGCCGTACCGCTGTCGCCGGCGGACCTGCCCGCCCGCCCGACCCTGCGCGACACGATCGACCAGACCCTGGCGATGGCGTGGCGCTCGACCAAGAAGATGCGCCGCAACCCGGAGCAGTTCTTCGACGTCACCATCCAGCCGCTGCTGTTCACGGCGATGTTCGCCTACATCTTCGGCGGCGCGATCTCGGGCAGCGTCAGCGCGTACCTGCCGCTGATCATCCCCGGCATCCTCGCCCAGACCGCACTCACCACCTGCATGGCGATGGGCACCCAGCTGCGCGAGGACATGGACAAGGGCACCTTCGACCGGTTCCGGTCACTGCCGATCGCCCGGATCGCACCCCTCGCGGGGCCTGCGCTGGCCGACGTCATCCGCTACACGATCGCCTCGACGCTGACCATCCTGGTCGGCCTCGCCATGGGCTACCGCCCCGGCGGTGGCGTCCTCGGCACGCTCGGTGGCTGGCTGCTCACCATCGTGGCGGCCTGGTCGCTGGCCTGGATCTTCACCTGGCTGGGCACCGTCGCCCGGTCCGCGCAGGCCGTGCAGGGCATCTCGATGCTCATCATGTTCCCGCTGACCTTCCTGTCCAACGCGTTCGTCCCGGCCGACTCGCTGCCCGGGTGGCTGGAGGCGTTCGTGAAGGTCAACCCGGTCTCGCACGTGGTCACCGCGTGCCGCGACCTGATCAACGAGGGCCAGGTCACCGCCGAGGTCGGCTGGGCGGTGCTCGGCTGCGCCGCGGTGGTCGCGATCTTCGCGCCGCTGGCGGTGCGGTCCTACTCGCGGAAGTTCTGA
- a CDS encoding ATP-binding cassette domain-containing protein yields MNDILHPPAPGRDLAVDARGLVKTFGSFTAVGGIDLQVARGEVFGVLGPNGAGKTTTLSMLATLLPIDSGHASIFGVDVASEPHRVRQLLGVTGQYASVDENLTATENLVLFARLLGHRRQGAYTIAADLLERFGLTEAATRQIKNFSGGMRRRLDLAASLIARPPLIFLDEPTTGLDPRTRGQMWDTIRELVAQGSTILLTTQYLDEADQLADRIAVIDAGRKVAEGTPEQLKSGVGSSTLHLRLADREQTPTAAVVVERVLGEAPVLTPEAGGLNVPLTNADQAGDVLIALRQAELSITTATVRQPTLDEVFLALTGHHSEPDQTETEEVA; encoded by the coding sequence ATGAACGACATCCTCCACCCTCCCGCCCCCGGACGCGACCTCGCGGTCGACGCCCGCGGCCTGGTGAAGACCTTCGGGAGCTTCACCGCGGTCGGCGGCATCGACCTGCAGGTCGCTCGCGGCGAGGTCTTCGGCGTGCTCGGACCGAACGGCGCCGGGAAGACGACCACCTTGTCCATGCTCGCGACCCTGCTACCCATCGACAGCGGTCACGCCTCGATCTTCGGCGTCGACGTCGCCTCCGAGCCGCACCGGGTGCGCCAGCTGCTCGGAGTCACCGGCCAGTACGCCTCGGTCGACGAGAACCTCACCGCCACGGAGAACCTGGTCCTCTTCGCCCGGCTGCTCGGACACCGGCGGCAGGGCGCGTACACGATCGCGGCCGACCTGCTCGAGCGGTTCGGCCTCACCGAGGCCGCCACCCGGCAGATCAAGAACTTCTCCGGAGGCATGCGGCGCCGGCTCGACCTGGCCGCCTCGCTGATCGCTCGGCCGCCGCTGATCTTCCTCGACGAGCCGACCACCGGCCTCGACCCGCGCACCCGCGGCCAGATGTGGGACACGATCCGCGAGCTGGTCGCCCAGGGCTCGACGATCCTGCTCACCACGCAGTACCTCGACGAGGCCGACCAGCTGGCCGACCGGATCGCGGTCATCGACGCGGGCCGCAAGGTCGCCGAGGGGACGCCGGAGCAGCTGAAGTCCGGCGTCGGGTCCTCGACCCTGCACCTGCGCCTGGCCGACCGCGAGCAGACGCCGACTGCCGCCGTGGTCGTCGAGCGGGTGCTCGGCGAGGCACCGGTGCTCACCCCCGAGGCCGGCGGGCTCAACGTGCCGCTGACCAACGCCGACCAGGCCGGCGACGTGCTCATCGCGCTGCGCCAGGCCGAGCTGTCGATCACCACCGCGACCGTGCGCCAGCCCACCCTCGACGAGGTGTTCCTGGCACTGACCGGGCACCACAGCGAACCCGACCAGACCGAGACCGAGGAGGTGGCGTGA
- the pheT gene encoding phenylalanine--tRNA ligase subunit beta has protein sequence MKAPVSWIRELVDLPESVTTEVLTDRLTALGLKLEAIEAADITGPLVIGRVLTQDKEPQKNGKVINWCTVDVGDANGTGEPQGIICGAHNFAPGDLVVVVLPGAVLPGGFEISARKTYGHVSAGMICSARELGIGEDHDGIIVLPPDAGQPGDDVFALLGLDDEVIEFEINPDRAYALSLRGVAREAALGFDVPFTDPAERDLPEVDGKAWEVVVDDPAGCPVFAARLVSGFDPGAPTPEFIKRRVEQAGMRSISLAVDVTNYVMLELGQPIHGYDADKVAGALGVRRAKEGERLTTLDDAVRELSVEDLVITDDSGPIGLAGVMGGATTEMSESTTRILVEAAHWDAVAMFRTGKRHKLTSEAGKRNERGVDPLLPGIAADRVVELLVEHGGATAEPGYTLVGTAPERPAITIATDLPARLSGIDITAMATVENLRSIGATVTEQDAGTIEVVPPTWRPDINDPYDLVEEVVRIVGYDQVPSVLPRRATGRGLTRTQRLRRRIGRTLAGAGLVEIVSFPFVGEATFDKLGLPADDPLRATVGLANPLSSEEPAYTTTLLPGLLDAAARNVGRGAPGVALFETGTVAFPADNGPAPIYGVHTRPSAAELEKLVEALPVQPQHLAVVLAGERRRAGWWGAGTEAGWTDALSVVRRLAADLGVTVQVASAGRMPWHPGRCAVVSIDGVEIGHAGELHPNVCRAYGLPARSAAVELDLDALMAAATEVVPGPEFSTMPLAKEDVALVVDAGVTVAAVEAALREGAGDLLESIRLFDVYTGEQIDEGQKSLAFALRFRAPDRTLTEAETGAARDAAVARAAELTGAVQR, from the coding sequence GTGAAGGCCCCTGTCTCCTGGATCCGGGAGCTCGTCGACCTGCCCGAGTCGGTCACCACCGAGGTGCTGACCGACCGGCTCACCGCGCTCGGCCTCAAGCTCGAGGCCATCGAGGCTGCCGACATCACCGGCCCGCTCGTCATCGGCCGTGTCCTCACCCAGGACAAGGAGCCGCAGAAGAACGGCAAGGTCATCAACTGGTGCACCGTCGACGTCGGTGACGCCAACGGCACCGGTGAGCCGCAGGGCATCATCTGCGGCGCCCACAACTTCGCGCCCGGTGACCTCGTCGTCGTCGTCCTCCCCGGCGCCGTGCTGCCGGGCGGCTTCGAGATCTCCGCCCGCAAGACCTACGGCCACGTCTCTGCCGGCATGATCTGCTCGGCCCGCGAGCTCGGCATCGGCGAGGACCACGACGGCATCATCGTGCTGCCCCCGGACGCCGGCCAGCCCGGCGACGACGTGTTCGCGCTCCTCGGGCTCGACGACGAGGTCATCGAGTTCGAGATCAACCCGGACCGCGCCTACGCCCTGTCCCTGCGCGGTGTCGCGCGCGAGGCGGCGCTCGGCTTCGACGTACCGTTCACCGACCCTGCCGAGCGCGATCTCCCCGAGGTCGACGGCAAGGCCTGGGAGGTCGTCGTCGACGATCCCGCCGGCTGCCCGGTGTTCGCCGCGCGCCTCGTCAGCGGGTTCGACCCGGGCGCCCCGACGCCGGAGTTCATCAAGCGCCGCGTCGAGCAGGCCGGCATGCGCTCCATCTCGCTCGCCGTCGACGTCACCAACTACGTCATGCTCGAGCTCGGCCAGCCGATCCACGGGTACGACGCCGACAAGGTCGCCGGAGCCCTCGGCGTCCGCCGGGCCAAGGAGGGCGAGAGGCTCACCACGCTCGACGACGCCGTGCGCGAGCTGTCGGTCGAGGACCTGGTCATCACCGACGACTCCGGCCCGATCGGCCTGGCCGGCGTGATGGGCGGTGCGACCACCGAGATGTCGGAGAGCACCACCCGGATCCTCGTCGAGGCCGCCCACTGGGACGCCGTCGCCATGTTCCGCACCGGCAAGCGCCACAAGCTGACCTCCGAGGCCGGGAAGCGCAACGAGCGCGGGGTCGACCCGCTGCTGCCCGGCATCGCCGCCGACCGCGTGGTCGAGCTGCTCGTCGAGCACGGCGGCGCGACCGCCGAGCCCGGCTACACCCTGGTCGGCACCGCCCCCGAGCGCCCGGCGATCACCATCGCCACCGACCTGCCCGCCCGGCTCAGCGGCATCGACATCACCGCGATGGCCACCGTCGAGAACCTCCGCAGCATCGGTGCGACGGTCACCGAGCAGGACGCCGGCACCATCGAGGTCGTCCCGCCGACCTGGCGCCCCGACATCAACGACCCCTACGACCTGGTCGAGGAGGTCGTGCGGATCGTCGGCTACGACCAGGTGCCGAGCGTCCTCCCGCGGCGCGCGACCGGCCGTGGCCTGACCCGCACCCAGCGCCTGCGCCGCCGGATCGGCCGCACCCTCGCCGGTGCCGGTCTGGTCGAGATCGTCAGCTTCCCGTTCGTCGGCGAGGCGACCTTCGACAAGCTCGGCCTGCCCGCCGACGACCCGCTGCGTGCCACCGTCGGGCTCGCCAACCCGCTGTCGAGCGAGGAGCCGGCCTACACCACGACACTGCTCCCCGGCCTGCTCGACGCCGCCGCGCGCAACGTCGGACGCGGCGCGCCCGGTGTCGCCCTGTTCGAGACCGGCACCGTCGCGTTCCCCGCCGACAACGGCCCCGCACCGATCTACGGCGTGCACACCCGCCCGTCCGCGGCCGAGCTGGAGAAGCTGGTCGAGGCCCTGCCCGTGCAGCCGCAGCACCTCGCCGTCGTCCTCGCGGGCGAGCGGCGCCGGGCCGGCTGGTGGGGTGCCGGGACCGAGGCCGGCTGGACCGACGCGCTGTCCGTCGTACGACGTCTCGCGGCCGACCTGGGTGTCACTGTCCAGGTCGCCTCGGCCGGCCGGATGCCCTGGCACCCCGGCCGCTGCGCGGTGGTCAGCATCGACGGCGTCGAGATCGGCCACGCCGGCGAGCTCCACCCCAATGTGTGCCGTGCCTACGGCCTCCCGGCCCGCAGCGCCGCCGTCGAGCTCGACCTCGACGCGCTGATGGCCGCCGCCACCGAGGTCGTCCCCGGCCCGGAGTTCTCCACGATGCCGCTGGCCAAGGAGGACGTCGCCCTGGTCGTCGACGCCGGCGTCACCGTCGCCGCCGTCGAGGCCGCGCTGCGCGAGGGTGCGGGCGACCTGCTGGAGTCGATCCGGCTGTTCGACGTCTACACCGGCGAGCAGATCGACGAGGGGCAGAAGTCGCTCGCGTTCGCGCTGCGCTTCCGAGCACCGGACCGCACCCTCACCGAGGCCGAGACCGGTGCCGCCCGCGACGCCGCCGTGGCCCGCGCCGCGGAGCTGACGGGGGCAGTGCAACGCTGA
- a CDS encoding ACT domain-containing protein: MTEQTEQTSYSLSRYPETLAVVRLAAGAEIPLWAESSSVFSITATATETSLVCAGRSVPKKARHQKPLTAFCVDGELDLSAVGILVGLLTPLAEAGIPVFTLSTFDTDWILVPTGMADTAEEAWRRSGHTVAPAVPA, from the coding sequence GTGACCGAGCAGACCGAGCAGACCAGCTACTCCCTCTCGCGCTACCCGGAGACCCTCGCGGTCGTCCGGCTGGCGGCCGGCGCCGAGATCCCGCTGTGGGCCGAGTCCTCCTCGGTCTTCTCGATCACCGCGACGGCGACCGAGACCTCCCTGGTCTGCGCCGGGCGCAGCGTGCCCAAGAAGGCGCGCCACCAGAAGCCGCTCACCGCCTTCTGCGTCGACGGCGAGCTCGACCTGTCGGCGGTCGGGATCCTCGTCGGCCTGCTGACCCCGCTGGCCGAGGCCGGGATCCCGGTCTTCACGCTCTCCACCTTCGACACCGACTGGATCCTGGTCCCGACCGGCATGGCCGACACGGCCGAGGAGGCCTGGCGACGATCGGGGCACACCGTCGCCCCCGCCGTCCCTGCCTGA